A stretch of Plasmodium chabaudi chabaudi strain AS genome assembly, chromosome: 14 DNA encodes these proteins:
- a CDS encoding zinc finger protein, putative: MNNVSPVAKYALCNNNFQENLQSMNEEKYIDHELLLRQKKYIFDSLVQMNQENDEQICSDINSDICRALSNYADYTTKKTNYVVNKRFSEIENIQENIEDIDYSTFKNFRTLPAKYSNDNDIRNNIIFNNNNIYIYAENKNGTLNEQACISISPNNNMIYCSTRGRRYTIGGDAGIQKNVNNEYNFFDEINNTASSLHDTIKTYTFDAIDSSEISSTFTKMNLIKTNDILDDSNINKLNTGNIFNEHIIMNSCDSNNLNTTKCISKNLSVQKLFKYYKKCSQDLEHEQRVCKPCAHVYNGNICMNGDDCSFCHHPDHVLISAKKWKKLVKNNMEKLDILLHVLRNPDDVNSKLLNEMLKHNPKNFKASKKINNSTNNTMLNINTCNNNNMMDVSNINNINDFGSLRNGGNANINRKNKNNNKNKGYNFHNKNATKMIKPTYNYYDSNEIPDPFKNKFHIRNNNNMNIERNYNFVPYHANM; this comes from the coding sequence aTGAACAATGTTTCTCCTGTGGCGAAATATGCATTGTGCAATAATAATTTCCAAGAAAATTTGCAAAGTATgaatgaagaaaaatacATAGACCATGAATTGCTTTTGCGgcaaaaaaagtatatttttgattCTTTAGTACAGATGAATCAAGAAAATGACGAACAAATATGTTCTGATATAAATAGTGATATATGTAGAGCATTATCAAATTACGCAGATTATACAACaaagaaaacaaattatgttgtaaataaaagattttcagaaattgaaaacattcaagaaaatatagaagATATCGATTATTCTACATTTAAGAATTTTAGGACATTACCAGCAAAGTATAGTAATGATAATGATATcagaaataatataatttttaataataataatatatatatatacgcagaaaataaaaatgggaCATTAAATGAACAAGCTTGTATATCTATATcaccaaataataatatgatttaTTGCTCTACCCGAGGAAGAAGATATACTATAGGTGGTGACGCGggaatacaaaaaaatgtaaacaATGAATACAATTTCtttgatgaaataaataatacagCATCATCACTACATGACAcaattaaaacatatacaTTTGATGCCATAGATAGCTCAGAAATTTCTAGCACATTTActaaaatgaatttaataaaaacaaatgataTTCTTGATGATtcaaacataaataaattaaataccggaaatatattcaatGAACACATCATAATGAATTCATGtgattcaaataatttaaatacaaCAAAATGCATATCAAAAAATCTATCAGtgcaaaaattatttaaatattataaaaagtgTTCTCAAGATCTAGAGCATGAACAAAGAGTGTGTAAACCTTGTGCCCATGTCTATAATGGAAACATATGCATGAATGGTGATGATTGTTCCTTTTGCCATCATCCAGATCATGTATTAATATCagcaaaaaaatggaagaaactagtaaaaaataatatggaaaaattaGATATACTTTTACATGTGTTACGTAATCCAGATGATGTTAATTCAAAACtattaaatgaaatgcTCAAACATAATcctaaaaattttaaggcaagcaaaaaaattaataattccACTAATAACACAATGctgaatataaatacctgcaataataataacatgaTGGATGTTAgcaatattaataatatcaatGATTTTGGAAGCTTGAGAAATGGAGGGAATGCCAAtattaatagaaaaaataaaaataacaataaaaataaaggatataattttcataataaaaatgcaaccaaaatgataaagcccacatataattattacgATTCAAATGAGATTCCAGATccttttaaaaacaaatttcacataagaaataataataatatgaacatagagagaaattataattttgttccTTATCATGCtaatatgtaa
- a CDS encoding ribulose-phosphate 3-epimerase, putative, with product MTKIEAIIAPSVLASNISKLAEETKRMEDLGAEWIHLDVMDMHFVPNLSFGPPVINNLKKYTNNIFFDVHLMVENPEKYVSLLKTSNQLTFHFEALNEDVEKCIELAKVIKSNNMWCGISIKPKTSVEKLVPIIDTNLIDTVLVMTVEPGFGGQSFMHDMMSKVSFLRKKYKNLNIQVDGGLNIETTEISASHGANIIVAGTSIFNAEDPQFVINTMRKSIQKYLQN from the coding sequence atgacaAAAATAGAAGCTATAATAGCCCCTTCAGTACTTGCTTCTAATATTAGCAAGCTTGCGGAAGAAACTAAAAGAATGGAAGATTTGGGAGCAGAATGGATACATTTAGATGTCATGGATATGCATTTTGTTCCAAATTTGTCATTTGGTCCTCCtgttattaataatttaaaaaaatatacaaataatatattttttgatgtaCATTTAATGGTAGAAAATCcagaaaaatatgttagCTTATTGAAAACATCGAATCAATTAACATTCCATTTTGAAGCCTTAAATGAAGATGTTGAAAAATGTATAGAATTAGCGAAAGTAATTAAAAGCAATAACATGTGGTGCGGAATTTCTATTAAACCAAAAACAAGTGTAGAAAAACTCGTTCCAATAATCGATACTAATTTAATAGATACTGTTTTAGTTATGACAGTAGAACCAGGATTTGGGGGACAATCATTTATGCATGATATGATGAGTAAAGTTTCTTTtcttagaaaaaaatataaaaatttaaatattcaagTTGATGGGGgattaaatatagaaaCTACTGAAATATCTGCATCTCATGGGGCCAATATTATTGTTGCTGGTACTAGCATTTTTAATGCAGAAGATCCACAATTTGTTATTAATACTATGAGAAAAtcaatacaaaaatatttgcaaAATTAG